In Lycium ferocissimum isolate CSIRO_LF1 chromosome 3, AGI_CSIRO_Lferr_CH_V1, whole genome shotgun sequence, the genomic window TTATGTTACCATTCACATCATTATGTGTTTCATTTATGAACGTAAGATTTCCACAAgctactcacaaacaacaaagatacgaaacaagccactcataggcaaccaaaataagaaacaagccactcacaggaaatcaatcaatcgatactccgggctaggaaatcatggaggctaatcgtcctctggactagcacagcaatagaTGCATCGGGCTACACGCCTTGGAGGTCAATCATTCTCTAGACTGACACAACAATAATCGTATCGATACATTAGGATCCATAAcagctaatcatcctctggagtagcacagcttgcccatacaggcccaaacataAACGATTACAATCATGGCATATAatcgaatcatcaatcatggcttatagCCGAATTCACTTCTCAGACCATCTTCTCACAATAGAGGTATTTCATGTCACATTCCGTTTAGAAATCATTTTCAATCATCTAttcaatttcacaacacatttGAAACTTCAGtcttttagaaataaattcAATCATCCCATGACGGGCAAAACGTGTTTATTGGAAGAGTTTAATTCATTTAAGGTTCGATGCAGGCTTGACCCTACATGCGCATGACCTTGGtcaattgtcatcttttagttcGAAAACAAGTTCAATAAAGAACAACCACCAAACTAGGGTTTTAACTTATACAAACAGTCAAGGAAGGATtctcaaatacaaatcatgctttcacaatataaacgtacttaaaaagtagacatacttgaaaagaagatttttgaaatatagacatacctcaaatcccccTCAAACGTAATTAGCAAGGTTctacaatcacactacaatggttttagatgagaaagattagaactttaatcCAATTCCACCCATCCTTTAtaaaaaaactagggttttcatgtcTAGAATGTATTCTTGAACACCTCATAAATCATTCATGGATTCTAATCCCATACTAACATACACTAGCCTAAACCTCCTCAATAACATCAGAAAGGTCAAGGATCGTACCTCTTTGAAGAAATTTCAatgtccctttctttttctctttcttggatttcaagaatctagggtttttggaagatgaactagtgttaattcTTGTTACTTTGATATAGTTTGAtcataagatgattaggaaCTCACCTTGTAAGTTTTGGAGAAGTTCTAGGGTTTTTTATCCTCAAAAAGTCGGCCAAGAATGAAGTggatttggaaatttcaagaaaatcacgTTCTTATACAAATTTTTCCCGGTTGAGTATGCGGTCGTATCTCGAGTTTACGGCCGTATACGGGCCgcattttgaatgaaaattcactccaaaaactttcaaaatttggCCAAAATGCGACCAATATGCGACGTCGCATCCTAAGTTTGCGGCGTCGCATTCTGAGTTCGCGGTCGCATCTCAGCCGGCATCCCAGACTGGCTTCAATAAAACGGCCATAACATTTTTCTCACAACTCCGTTTAAGCTCCACCTTATAtctttggaaaggtatttcaaagatctacaacttttattagaggaaattttcccaaatgcTCAATGGATTCTCACGAATTTGGCCTACAAGGCAGATCTACCGAAACTTAGAtgagtttgagaactcttacgaatTTCAATACTTGGTCTTGATCTTAAATCAatcatttccatccaaactcatcttgataggacttcatatgcgtaaaatgtcacattaattctcatttaatacatttacacctaactcgaatttacggaATGTTACATGTTTACCCCCTTGATTATAGTAACTCACtttagatgatgatgatgatgatgatgattattgaaAAAAGATTGAATACGTGGCAAATATTTGGGATAACTTAATAAGAGGCGTGTGGGAGAGTTCATGGTAGTTTAAGGGGTTTTGTGAACACTAAATATGTAGGTATGAAACTTACAAACTGGTGATAATTACGGGTTTTTTTAACCTATTCGCTCTAAAACAAAAATCACGTGTACTGCCACTTGGAATTTTTTGGAAGAGCTTTTGAGTTGATGCTCACACTGTATTTCATATCCTCCCGGGGTATTTTAATGTGAACTCATGATAGTTCACGAAAATGTTGTGAACATTCAATAGTTTAGATAAGAAACTCTCGCAAAACGGTTCATTTAAGACACTTTTAATCTATTCATTCatactttttctctttttaaaaaaaattaagaatgcttatttataagaaatacaacacataaaatgATCCTAATGACTAAGAAAATCTCAATTCTTAATTACAGCTTCCatatacagtcagacctctctataacggcacCTGCATATAACAGCACCTCGctataacaaccaaattttttggaactaattttttatgttatattttacttctctataacaacattcacctataacagcaacgatcaactttataacagtacgctctttgtaaaattaccccccgtataacagctatcttctttttttggtaatataataattaaccatctttataaaaatagattatatatgattaccaataataagtgtagagttttgaccaaatatttgattatTCAATACACTatttgtgacaaaaaaaaatcatatgaatatatatctTTTCATCATTAATCGATTTTCCTtcattatacaaagtgtgattaggCATAGAATTTgacaaataaaaatcaaaattaggttttatgcatcttttttgcctataacagcaaAGTATTACTTAAATGTTaatgttgttataggtgtataacaaccaTTCTCTATAATAGCTGAAAAATTTCGGACCCAACGATACTGTTATAGAGAGAATTGACTGTAGAAAACTTTCtacataggccaactaagaagTTTAAAATCAAATTGTTACTAAAGATAGAAAATAATCTTCTACGTCATTTTTCTAAACTAACTAAAAAGATAATTTAGAATGGAGAAAATACTACCATTCCaataccaaaaaagaaaaggaaaagggtaGAAAACCAAAGCACCCAAACAAAATCATAGAAATCTCCTCCTTTTGAGTCCCAACCTATCAAAGCCTATATAAGAAAGGAAAGCATGACATTAACTCTAatatactctctctctctcttccggTTTTtgctatttcttgaatcttcctttCACACAATCAGACAGAGACAACATAGAGATTCATGGAAATACCCAACAAGAAGCACCCTATTGGTTTCTCTTTTGTATAAAGAGCAACCAACAAtaaaatttcatctttttatcAAGAAGATGGCAATAGAACACAATGAGCATCATCAAGACCAAACCCAATCTTTCCTTTTAGATTCTCTTTATTGTGAAGAAGAGATTCTACAAAAAGAGACTTCACCACTTCCTATATCTTTACAAGATTTGTTTTGGGAAGATGAAgaacttctctctcttttcacaaaagaaaaagaaacaaatgtGATCTTTGACACTATTAAGAAAGACCCTTGTCTTTGCTTAGCTCGTAAAGAAGTTGTGGAATGGATTCTTAAAGTGAATGCTCATTATGGGTTCTCAACATTGACTGCAGTTTTAGCCATCAATTATCTTGACAGGTTTCTTTCAAGCCTTGATCATGTTAAGAAAGAGAAGCCATGGATGATTCAGCTTGCAGCTGTCACTTGTCTTTCTTTGGCTACTAAAGTTGAAGAAACTCATGTTCCCCTTCTTTTGGATTTCCAAGTACCTTCCTTTCCTTTTACTATCCCCATTTTATATATCTAGCTAATTTTCAATAACTCGAATTATCTACGAACGTCGTCGTTAAGATGTTTCGTAGTTAACAGAAATTTCTGATAATCCATCGCTAAATAGAATTAGTGACAGATTTTGTTTTTTAGCTACTTAATTGTCTCCGTCGCCAATTCTTGTTTTCTTAGTGGgcatttggccatagattccaaatatttttcaatttatgtggaaTTTATTAAGTTGGAGTGGAAAATGCGGTAACGTTTggttatattttttgtaaagGAGTGAATAGAGcactttatttaataaaatttatgaAGATGGAGTTGGAAAACAGGTTTGGGGCACTTTTCCGGATTTGAAATTCAACTCCAAattggtttttttattttataaccaAAAACTGattttgaaatgaaatgaaaaattccggaaaaaagtgaataagtctCGTGGCGAAACGGGTCCTTAGTAGTGGGATTTTCATATAAAATTACTTTTGTGTTTGATTGTTAGGTGGAGGACGCAAAATATGTTTTTGAGGCCAAAACAATTCAAAGAATGGAGCTTTTGGTGTTGTCCTGTTTGAAGTGGAGGATGAATCCAGTGACaccaatttcattttttgatCATATAATAAGGAGGCTTGGCATTAATAACCATATTCACTGGGAATTTCTCAGGCAGTGCCAAAATCTTCTTCTCTTGGTCATGGCTGGTAATTATTGAGCAAAttgttttatttcttgtttttttgtAACGGTTGTTTGGTAGAAAAGATTAGAGCTTTCGATAATAACAAGTCAATATAATGGAAGTAACAGAAGTAACaattcttgattgttttttGACATGTTTTGTTAATAATACAGATTGTAGATTCGTACGTTATATGCCTTCTGTGTTGGCCACCGCTATTATGCGTCATGTTATTCATCAAGTTGAGCCTTGTAATGCTGTTGACTACCAAAATCAACTTCTTAAGGTTCTCAAGATTAGCAAGGTTTGCCCTTTATAAATCTACATTCATTTATTTTGTTACTATTTTTCAGTTATAATGGTGATTTTCTTAGCAAAATGAATTTATTTAAAACATTTAATCTTATAGAAAATGAGAAGACACTTTAAtgctttttttctcttctaaaTTTACCTTAGATGCTCTAATTAGTAGAATATTTATGATGTGAGAAGTTTAAGAGGAAAACAAAGGGCAATGTAGACGAATACTGTAATGATTTCAGACTattaaatactccctccatcctaTTTTAACGGTTGTTTTAGCTCTTTCACActcattaagaaaaataataaatacaagaTATAGTATACTAAATTAACTCTACCTATTAGATGATGTTTGAAAATTGAGCAGTACTAAAAAGAaccattttctttaattttaaggatataattagaaacaattgtcaactttaattttcaattctaaagtgattgtaattattttggcaTAAATGTTTTTGAGCTATTGTGACAATTAAaatgggatagagggagtagtaTATGTCTTGATTGTATGTACTGGAGGTATTAATATTCTTTCAAGTTTCATCCCCTTGGTAAATACAAGAATGAAACAGCTACTATTAAATGCTTGAGTATATCGTGTGGAAATTTAACCACCATGGTACACAGGAGAAGGTGAATGATTGCTGTGAACTGATAACAGAGCTGCTGTCTATCAATTCTATTTCACACAAGTGCAAGTATGAGAGTTCAAATAGCCCAAATGGTGTTATTGATTCAATTTACAGCTCAAATGACTCGTGGAATTGTTCATCCACCTATTCACCTCATCATCATCAGTTTAAGAAAAGAAGAGTTCAAGAACAACAAATGAGATTGACATCTCTAAGCAACAGAGTTTTTGTGGATGCTGTTGGCAACCCTCGTTAATACTATTATGTTCTGTTGCATTTCAactgaaagaagaaaatgaaaagaggaAAGAAGAGAATAGCTGGTGGTTGCAGTTGGAggggaagaaagagaaagggatAGTAAAAAACAGAAGAAGCAATTAAGAATATCTGcaatctgttttttttttcccataatTCATGTCAATTCTCTCATGTCTCTttcatgcatgctgtttatggACATATCTATGTTGCtctatcataaattcaagaacatttaattACTCTCTCTAGGTCCGTTTGCTTGCTCCACTCCTCTACTCCTTGATAACAAAGACTAATCTCaagtgagtgtgtgtgtgtgtgttatatgAGTTAATGCTCTGTATATTGGTCTGACAATgtgaaaaaattgaacttttagATTACCAGATAATTCTCCATATAACGCATGATAAACTGAAAATAGTGTGATAACATGGGGCGGAGCCAGCTAGTGGTAcgggggttcatccgaaccctcTTCGGCAAAAATTTACATTATAAATACAAggttaaaataatattttatgtagaTATAGTATATGTTCTTGctactatatgttgtttcttgtacttcgattatcttatttatctgtaATAGCTACTGCTTCTTTTTCTCAGACTGCTCTATCACATGACTTTTTCGctttttttagtttcattttcattttgctttgaactgcttgtgcttatctgaccttttctcgtcgtgttttctcttgagccaagggtctttcggaagcagcctctctatcttccgagataggggtaaggtctgcgtacactttaccctccccagacccacattgtgggatttcactggatatgttgttgtatatatagcATATGTTGAATCCCCTTTGCATCTTggtgtgtttactttttcatatttgaaccCCCTTAATGAAAATCCTCGCTCCTCCATGGGGCCTATAACCAATTAAAGGTAcacaaataaaatgaattcGTTAAACTATGGATCATTTGGTAGGATATACTAGGTAGAATAATACTGGTACTAAATTTTAGTGCAATGTTTGGTTGCAAATTTAAGTCTAATACAACTAATACTAATAGTAAAACATGCCAATATTACTTATACACCATATTcagtattattattatacaTAGTAAAACATGCCGCTAACAGTACTGGTACCATTCCTATTTCAATACACCATATTCATTACTACCTAGAAATTATACAATGCATGttatttaatacaacaaaccaaacaatcGATAAAAACTAATGCCAGCACAACTAATCCCACCATTACCGATACACCATATTGATCAATACGTACTATTCTTATACAAATTCGTATTATACACGACTCAGAAACTAAAACAGTGGATGCAAATAAATTTCCCATATTCAAAAAGTTAGGAAATCAGATTCAGACCCACCCTGTCCCTGGATCTAGAAGCCTAATTTGATTGGTGTTTCACTAATGGGACAAGTGCATATCCCCAAAACTTATGTCAGAGAATTATTTCCAGAATGTATAAGGTTGATAGTGTGCAGGGCAGATATTTAAGGGAGGGAAGTTTTGTTTGCATATGAAGTGGAAGACAAAagggttttctttctttgtatggagtttttaaaatttgtcgGGAGCTACTGGATACGTGTCTGCATGTATATGCCCTTATTTgtgtcgatttttttttttaattattaaagaaaatttcaagGGGTTTGACCTCGTTACtaggtcacccatcccaaaaccTTCAAAGGGATCTCTATGATTAAATAATTGTGATaaggaaaaaatttaatttataatttttttatatataacttaaaaaattaaagtttaaattatTCCATCAATAGTAAAGACAAAATTCTTTTATATTATCAgataatttgaaaattaattacaAGTACTTGTTTATGATGAATTACTTAATCCGATGATCACCTAGAAAAGAATGTGGTGTGATATGTTGTAACCAATCATATAATACGAAATGTAAAAGCACAATTTACAGGATTAATTAACACTCTAGATATTTGGACCAATTTACAATTATTCAAGTGAAAATTTGTGAAAGTCGAAGCTAGTACTAACAGTCTTTGAGAAAGGGAGTTCCTTGCATGCAgttgttttatatattaaagCAAAAACAAGGTtgttttatattattaaaatttaatcatttgaaattcaaaatgTAGTGATTTGATTAATTCAAATTCATGCAACATGAGCTCATTAAAGGAGATGCTTTCTGTTAAAATTATTTCACGCTCAAGGTTGGAATCCATAATCTCTAATAATATCTAAATGGTTTACTTGTTAGAGATTCCAattaaaaagggaagaaaaattAAGCAACCTTTAGGACCATCTAACAATTGCGTACTGGACAGTAGGGCTG contains:
- the LOC132050013 gene encoding cyclin-D3-2-like codes for the protein MTLTLIYSLSLFRFLLFLESSFHTIRQRQHRDSWKYPTRSTLLVSLLYKEQPTIKFHLFIKKMAIEHNEHHQDQTQSFLLDSLYCEEEILQKETSPLPISLQDLFWEDEELLSLFTKEKETNVIFDTIKKDPCLCLARKEVVEWILKVNAHYGFSTLTAVLAINYLDRFLSSLDHVKKEKPWMIQLAAVTCLSLATKVEETHVPLLLDFQVEDAKYVFEAKTIQRMELLVLSCLKWRMNPVTPISFFDHIIRRLGINNHIHWEFLRQCQNLLLLVMADCRFVRYMPSVLATAIMRHVIHQVEPCNAVDYQNQLLKVLKISKEKVNDCCELITELLSINSISHKCKYESSNSPNGVIDSIYSSNDSWNCSSTYSPHHHQFKKRRVQEQQMRLTSLSNRVFVDAVGNPR